A single region of the Fusarium keratoplasticum isolate Fu6.1 chromosome 7, whole genome shotgun sequence genome encodes:
- a CDS encoding MFS domain-containing protein produces MAQDKVIPTEQGLAGLDLNDPQIHELIQRAQDADAADKKLTVKEALKKYKKAVFWACLLSVSLIMEGYDLVMIGSFYGQTQFQQHFGEYSEVEGKKVITPAWQSGLSNSAQVGQLAGLLINAYSQDRYGARLTMMVFMAYLTCMIFIIAFAPSLSILALGEALCGVAWGVFQTLSTTYACEVVPTVLRPYVTAWVCMCWGFGILLSSGVVRATSDIKSNLAWRLPFYLQWIWPVPLFLVAYFAPESPWNAVRRGKIDEARHSLMRLATASADKEAAVEASLAYIRHTTELEKAETQGASFWECFKGTNLRRTEINCVVWAAQILCGNAILGFVIVFLQAAGWSEVQSFNLNISLSACYIIGGMICWLLFPHLGRATIYMSGLAFMFCCLLAIGGLGWSDSKDAYLAVGLLFVVSTLCNMITIGPVCYPIVAETPSGRLRYKTIVIGRFVYNLTAIFNNAVTPRMISASGWGWGAKTGLFYAGTNLLCFIWCWFRLPETKDRTFGEIDILFENKVPARKFKYTKVDQFAQHSDYVFQEKVEHEQIE; encoded by the exons ATGGCTCAAGACAAAGTCATTCCGACCGAGCAAGGACTTGCCGGTCTGGATTTGAACGATCCTCAGATCCACGAGCTTATCCAACGTGCCCAAGATGCAGATGCTGCTGACAAGAAGCTGACGGTTAAGGAAGCCCTCAAGAAGTACAAGAAAGCTGTGTTTTGGGCATGCCTTTTGTCCGTCAGCTTGATCATGGAGGGCTACGATCTGGTCATG ATCGGCTCCTTTTATGGACAGACCCAATTTCAGCAACACTTTGGAGAGTACAGCGAGGTTGAAGGCAAAAAGGTCATCACTCCTGCTTGGCAATCAGGCCTCTCCAACTCAGCCCAAGTTGGCCAACTGGCCGGTCTCTTGATCAACGCATACTCTCAAGATCGATACGGCGCTCGGTTGACTATGATGGTCTTCATGGCTTATCTGACTTGCATGATCTTCATCATTGCCTTTGCCCCCTCTCTGTCTATTCTGGCTTTGGGTGAAGCACTCTGTGGAGTTGCCTGGGGCGTTTTTCAG ACGCTCTCTACAACATATGCCTGCGAAGTCGTCCCCACCGTTCTCCGACCCTACGTTACAGCTTGGGTGTGTATGTGCTGGGGATTCGGTATCCTCCTGTCGTCTGGAGTCGTTCGAGCGACTTCTGACATCAAGAGCAATCTCGCTTGGAGGCTTCCTTTCTATCTCCAGTGGATCTGGCCAGTTCCATTGTTTCTGGTGGCGTACTTTGCTCCAGAGTCGCCTTGGAATGCTGTCCGTCGTGGCAAGATTGACGAAGCTCGCCATAGCTTGATGAGACTTGCTACAGCTTCGGCAGATAAGGAGGCAGCTGTTGAAGCGAGCTTGGCCTACATCAGACATACAACAGAGCTGGAAAAAGCAGAGACGCAGGGTGCGTCTTTCTGGGAGTGCTTCAAGGGAACTAACTTGCGCCGGACAGAGATC AACTGCGTCGTTTGGGCAGCCCAGATTCTCTGCGGTAACGCGATTCTCGGCTTCGTCATCGTTTTCCTCCAAGCCGCTGGCTGGTCCGAGGTTCAGTCattcaacctcaacatctcccTTTCGGCATGCTACATCATTGGCGGTATGATTTGCTGGCTTCTTTTCCCGCATCTCGGCAGAGCCACCATCTATATGAGTGGTCTCGCATTCATGTTTTGCTGCCTCCTGGCCATCGGCGGTCTTGGTTGGTCTGATAGCAAGGACGCCTACCTTGCCGTTGGACTGCTGTTTGTTGTCTCAACTCTTTGCAACATGATCACCATTGGGCCAGTTTGCTATCCAATCGTCGCCGAAACACCCTCAGGACGACTCCGCTACAAGACAATCGTCATTGGCAGATTTGTCTACAATCTTACCGCGATCTTCAACAACGCTGTTACACCACGAATGATCTCGGCTTCAG GATGGGGCTGGGGTGCCAAAACCGGTCTCTTCTATGCCGGTACCAACCTTCTTTGTTTCATTTGGTGTTGGTTCCGCCTTCCGGAGACCAAGGACCGCACCTTTGGAGAAATTGACATCTTGTTCGAAAACAAGGTTCCCGCCAGGAAGTTCAAGTATACCAAAGTTGATC AATTTGCTCAGCACAGTGACTACGTGTTTCAGGAAAAGGTTGAGCATGAACAGATTGAGTAA